The Clostridiaceae bacterium genomic sequence AACTCGCTTACGCTCGCCCTTGACATCCTCAGACATAGTAAATAAATGTAAAATATAGAAATTTAAAGAAAGGAGAATCTAACTTAGAAAAGCTGAAAAATTGTCTTGACAATGGGGGGCATTATAGTATGCATATAGGTGCAGATAAACATGCGTGCATAAAGCTGTAGATAAAAATGCGGATTTAGTATGTGTGCATGAATATGCAGGTATAGGCGTAAGACATATTTTTACACGGTTAGGAGGATGCCAATTTAAATTAAAAGGCTGTGTGAAACTATTTAAATTAATTATAATTTATAACTGCCTTACGCCTATTAATACGCAGCAAATTAACTTCGCTCGGTGAATAGCCCGGTGAATAAAACCCAATTTACAAAATATCTTCTTCTCTATAATGTATTGCCTGGCATGAAATATCACCCCAACCTTTCAGGAAATCCTGTGACATTTCTGATCCGCATGCATAATACAATACAGTTACTATATTCCCGTTATCAAGCTGCACAGTTGATGGATAACCTAAATCAAAACTTCCGCCTTTTTCTCCTCCGTCTCCGGCCAATAAGATTTCCCTGTCATAGTTCCAGGTAACACCGCCGTCCTCACTAATTAAAGCCCCACATCCAGTGGGCTTAACTCTTCTTCCAAAAGTAAGCAACAATTTTCCGCTCTGAAGCAAAGTTACATCAGCGGGATGTTCACTTTTTCTTGTGACTTTTACCGGTTCACTCCACGTAACTCCCTTATCCCTGCTAAAAAGAACGGAAATACTGCCGAATTTTTCGTCAAGGCGTGCTGCTGCAATCATAATATTGTTATTTATAAATGCAATGGATGTTTCATTATATCCTTTAACAATAACTGTTTCATCACCCCAGGTTTTACCTCCGTCTTTACTTCGTACAAGAGTAACCATGTTCTTAATATTCTCAGCTGGTTCAATCTCTGATAATTCTATAGGTTTGCCATACAATGTCATGTAAAGAGTGCCGTCAGAAGAACGTGCAATTCTTCCATAGGGTGAAGGCATGGTTAGATACCTGGATTTATGACTGACTGGAGGGCTCCAGGTTTTGCCGTTATCTTTGCTTGTTGAAGTAAAAAAGATTCTTGATGATTCATCCGGTTCATATTTTAAACTAGAATTATAATAATAACCATCAATTGTTTTTTCATATCTGAAGGACTTCAGTTTACAAAAAGCAGCGATAAATTCGCCGTTATCATTTATTCCAAAAGCCGGATTTCTTACATCTTCTCCCCTAGGAGATATCTCTACCGGATCTGACCAGCTTTTTCCTCCATCATCAGATGTAGAAACTGCAAGAGTTCCTTTAATTCCTACATGGGGGGCACCTGTGCGGAAAATAACTGCCAGGGAATTACTGCCTGTTTTTATTAAAACTGGGAAATATCCTTGCATAGAGCAAACCAGATATCTTTTTAATCTTCTTCTTTTTCCTACAAATATATCAGACTCTCCACATAAATAATTTATTTCTTCCAGCATAATCTACACTCCTATAATGTATTATTTAAATATAGAATTATAAGGAATGCTCCTCAAATATAAACCAATAATAAGACCAATAGTAAAACCAATAGTGCATAATAGAAAATACATCATTGAACCTATGGTATATCATTGAATCTGCTTTTGTTGTAATTATAAATAACAATTCGACTTTTAAGTGTTTTAACTATTTAGATTTTGTTAAAAGCATTTGTATGTTTAAATTATTTGCATTTTGTTTTGTTTATTTACATAATGCTCCATACTCATTAACAGCAACAATATGATATAATAAAACAAACATGATATATAAAAGCAGCGATTTACGGGAAGTTAGAATTACTTTCTTAATATAACCGGACAGTAGTTTCAAATAACTATTATTAAATAATTTATATATCCTTCAATTTAATTTTTATAAACAATAGGTGATAATGTGTATAAGGTAATGCTCGTAGATGATGAGTACTGGATCAGAAAAGGTATTGCAGAAGGAATAAACTGGAATGCCTTGGGATTTGAAGTATGTGCAACTGCTTCAAACGGAGAAGAAGCACTGTCTTTAATGGAAAACGACATTCCTGATGTGCTGCTGACAGACATTAAAATGCCGGTAATGGATGGTATTGAACTTATACGGAATGTGGCAATGAAATATCCTTCTGTAAAAACTGTTATATTAAGCGGTTACAACGATTTTGCCTATGCACAGAAAGCAATAGAGTACGGCACCTATGCGTATATCTTAAAACCCATTAAAGATGAAGAATTTAATCTATTATTCAGCAAGCTTTTCAATGAACTGGAAGTTCAGAAAAAGGCATATAATAATTTATCCGGTCAATTCTTAAATTTAAAGAATAACAGGCTAGATCTGGAGGAGTATTATTTACTGAAGTATATAGCAGGGAATTTTTATGATACGAATGAACTTAAAAGGGAATTGGCAGAATTAGGGTCGATTATACCTGATCATTATTTATGCTGTATTGTTTTTACTTATGATAGTATAGATAAAAACGAAAAACCTATTAACCTCACTAACATAATTTTATATGAGACTAAAAGATACTGGAATAAAAGTAATTATCCTGTCCTATTGAATAATGACCAGTTTATTATTATTCCTCATGACAGTATTAAAATATCCAACAGGGATCTGATCTATTCAGTAAAACAGTTTAAATTTCATTTAGAAAACATTTTGTATGATAGAGATTTTTCTGATGTAGTATTAAGTTTTGGAATAGGAAAGAGCTGTCTTAACATAGAAAGTCTTAGTGTAATATATAAAGAAGCTGTTTTGGCATTGCAACGAAAGTTTTACACCGGAAAAGGTTCAATTACTCTGTACAATAATAAAGATAACAGTGAAGTGGGTATTCTTGATCAATGTAATTATACGCTGGATGAGATCTCTGAAGAACTTCTTTCAGTCATTCTGGATGGAGATTTATATTCTATTTGCCCTAGAATTAAAACTCTTTTCAAGGCATTAGTGTCATCAAGTTTTTATGAAAAAAACAAACTAATCATTAAATGCATAGAAATATATCTATCCATATCAATGAAGTTGAAAGATAAAGACCTGCCTGTAAACCTATTGAATACTGATGACATTTATCACCAGATATCAAAATGCGAGACTCTGGAGGAATTGATTTCCTACTACGAAAAATGTATAACAGATATTGCAACGCAGATAAAAGAGCTAAAAAATGAAAGTGACAATAACATGATTATTAAAATTAAGCAATATATTGAAGCTAACTATCATAAAAAATTGTCCCTGAAAGATCTTGCAGATCATTTCTGCATGAACTCTTCATATTTAAGCACATATTTTAAAAAACATACTGGCATAAATTTATTTGATTATATTACCTATGTTAGAATGGAAAATGCAAAAAGGTTGTTAAAAAACTCGGACTATCAAATAACCGAAATTTCAGAGAATGTGGGATTTGTTGATTACCGGCATTTTTGCACTGTTTTTAAGAAAGAGATAGGAATGTCTCCTTTACAATATAGGTTAAAAAGTTTTTAGCAAAAGGGGATCATAAATGTGAATCCAAAAATTGTTTCATTTTTTAACAAGTATTCTTTATTCAGTTTTAAGAGATTGTTATTAATATCCTCTATTTTGGTCGCTTCTATATCTCTCGGAGTAGTTAGTATCCAATCCTACAACAGGACGGTAAATTTTATTTTTGAAAAAGTGGAAAGTAGTAGCATAGGTAAACTTATTCAGACAGCAAATGCTGTGGAGAACAATCTAAATCTTGCCAGGAATATTGCAAGAAATATAGCCAACAGTGATTTTATGATTAAATGCATAAAGGATTATGAGGATAATTTATTAGATAAACGGGGTATAAGAGAAAAAGTATTGCCTTTCTTAATTAAAATAAGGATGTTTAACAATTCTATTGCAACAATTGTGGTTTTTATGGATAATGAAGTATTCTTTATTGGTAACGATGTATTCTATAACATTACAAACAAGGATATAAAAAATTCTGAATTTAATGAATATTTGAACGAATCCTCCAGCAGTATACCTTATTTTATTGAACCTGTTAGAATAGAAGGTAAGCCGAATCAGTCTGATTCACTTAATATTCTCAGAAGCAATTATTCTTTTACCTCAATAATTAAAAAGGATGGAAGAGAATATGGCAGTGTATTTGTAATTTTAGAACCTGAGTTTATTGACGATATTATCGGCAAAGACAAAGAGTTTTTAATTATAAACCAGGACGGTAGGGTTTTATGGAAGAGTCCCCAGGTGAATTCTTCCAATATTGAAAACATATTAACTGATCTATCATACATACCCACAGTTGGCAATATTAAAAAAATATCCAAGAGAAATATGAATGTATATGTAACTGAACTGTCCTATAATGGCTGGAAACTTGCTTATTTGCATAAAATAGATGAAATATCTGAAAAAATAAATAGTCTTAAAATTTTCACATTCACAGCTTTTTTGGTAACAATACTTATTGCATTTTTTCTTTCTGATACCATATCAAAACGGATATCCAGACCTATTAACCAACTTGTAACTTCTATAAAAAAATTTAAGATAAAAGAAGAATATAAGTCTTTTTATGCAGGTGAAGAATATGACTCCAGAATTTCCATGCGAGAAAAGCTATTGTATTATTTAATTGCCATAGTTATTCTTCCGCTACTGTTCTATATGATTTTTTCATATATTTTTCTATCCAACATAATTAAGGATCACATAATAGAATCCAATATGGATACTTTTCGCCAGACTGCCCAGAACCTGGACAACTATCTTAAAAACAAACTTACTATAATAAATGGGATTATCTTTGATAGTACTATCCAGAACAGTTTGATTAATAATGACGTAAATGAAACCCCTGATTTATATAATACAGTAAACAACTACCTCATGCTGCATGAAGGCCAAGACGACATATTTATTTATAAACCTGACAGAGAACTATTCTTTACTAATGTTAATAAACTTTCATACACATCAATAGATCAAAAAACTTTTGAAGAATTAAAAGCAAGCAGCAATGTTTATACGTGGATGGACGCCCGGACAAGTCCCAGAGGTCAAATTTTAATTAATTTGTTTACTAAAATTAATGATGAAAAAGAATATAAAACCATAGGATTTTTACAATGCCAGTTTAACGAGTATTATCTTGAAAATATTTTCCGTAGTATAATCAGTCCTGAATCCAGTGTTTTTATTGTTAACGAAGATAATACTATCATTTCTCATACAGATAAAAATCTTATCAATACAAAATTTAGCTTCTTTCCTTACAAGGTTGAAAACGATTCATTTATGACAGATAGGAATTCATTTGTATTTAAAATACATTTGGAGAATACTCCCTGGTACCTTGTAGGGCAATACAGAAATACTATATTTGACAAGGATATACAAAAGCTGATTTATGAAGGGCTTTATATTTTAATAATAATTATGTTTGCGGTTATATTATTATCCTTTGGATTTTCTTATAGCTTTACTTCATCAATTAATATAATGAGAGAACAACTTAAAAAAATGAATATAGACAATATGGACATATACTTTCCCGAGAACAGCATGATATTAGAAATACGCGAATTAGGAATTGCTTTTAATGAAATGGTTTTAAGAACAGAATCACTGTTGGATCAGATTCTTATAACAACAAAGAAACAGAATGAGCTTGAAAACAGAAAAAAGGAAGCTGAGTTAATTGCGCTTCAGGCACAAATAAATCCCCATTTTTTATATAATACTTTTGAAAGTATTAATTGGATGATAAAGTGTGATGAAAAGCAATTTGCCACAAGGATGATAACAAACTTAAGTGATATGCTAAGATACATTGCCAAGTCTAAGGACGTACTGGTTACCATTTTGGAAGAAATCCAATATTTGAAAACCTATACAGAGATAATGCTGGTAAGATTTAATGATAGCCTGCAGTTCAAATGGCATATTGACGAAACTTTGTTAGATTGTAAAATTGTAAAATTAGTGCTCCAGCCAATTGTGGAAAATGCCATTTACCATGGAATTAACCCTAAACTTCAGTCAGGAGTAATAGAAATCGGATGCTATGAAGAAAATAATAACATTGTTTTTTCAGTTTCAGATAACGGAGTGGGAATTGACCAATCAACTTTAAAAAGCTTAAATGAGATACTGGATAAAATGGATTATTCAGGTAAGATAGGCCTTTATAATGTTCATAACAGAATCAAACTGGTTTTCGGAGAAGACTACGGACTTAGTATAGAAAGTAATTATGGAAAAGGAACAACGGTTAAGCTTCGCATGCCGAAAATATTATAGTATATACTTTACATAGTGATGAAAACATAGTAGTATTAATTTAACAAAACCAAAAGGACAGTTCTGCTGGTGCGCATATTATTTTCAGCAAAACTGCCCCAATGGTATTAATTATATTTATTTTTTACTGCACTCCCTTAAGGGCAGTGTTTGTCTGCCCAAAACGGAGTGTATTTCTATTTGTAACATACATTTTATCATTTAATAACTTTTTCATGCAGTACCTGGTATTCATCTTCAACTTCCTTTAGACCTGCAGCGTTCAGCTTATTAATATAGCTGTCCCATTCCGCATCAATGTCAATCTTACCGGTTATAGCATTGAAGTAGAATTCTTCTCTTACTTTCTTTATGTCTGCCCCTTTAACCAGCAGGCTTTCATTTGTTCCTGCGAAGGGGAATCCATTGGTTGTATAGATTTTTGGCGATGCAAATGCCACATTATATGCAGGCATGTCGTTGAGAGGAGTTATTCTGCGGAAATGATCCATATCTACAGGTATTAGTGCAAAATATGATCCTAAACCTGATTCAACTTGTTTTTCGTAATTCAGGTATTCAGCTGTAGGAACGATAACACCGTCCTTATCCTTTGTGTAATGTTTACCCTCTTCACCGTAGAAACATCTTACGTAGAAATCCCAGTCTTTACAGAATTCTTCTTTGATTGCCATGATTCTTTTAACTTTTTCATCGCTGGTATTCTTACCAAATACTACAGAGTTCCCGTCAAATTTAGGATAAGCTATAGAAGCGCCTGATTTACCGTCTGGTCCTTTAACCGGCGGAATAAACTCAATCTTAGCGTTAGGATTATTAACCAGAACCATATCAGTTAAATTGTTAGCCGTCGACTGAGCAAACCACCAGGGGTTGTCAAACATTACACCAAATTTGCTGTCTGCCCATTTTTTCCTCATGATATCTCTGTTGTCGGTAACAAATTCAGGATCTATCAACCCTTCTTTGAACCATTGCTGAAGCATCTTCAATGCCTGTTTATATTCCTCGGTAGTAAAGTCTGCTTTAACCTTGCCGTCTCTTATATTAAAGCCTTCCATTTGAACTCCGAAAGCTCCTAAAATAAATCCAAAACCGTTATTGGTTCCATGCATGCCATAGGTGTCAGGTTTATTATTCTTATCCGGATCATTCTTAACAAATTTTACAAGGAGATCATGGAGTTCATCTACAGTTTCAGGTGCTTTAGTTACTCCAACGTTTTCCATCCAGTCTTTTCTTATACCTGTAACCCATGGAATGGCCTGAGTAGCGGTAAAGGATGGAGCACCGTACAACTTACCGTCATAATACATTTTAATCTTTAATATTTCAGGGTCAGTCATGGATTCAACTTTTTTCATCCAGGTAGGCATATTTTCCCTGAGCATTTCTTCAGTTATTTCCCTGATCAGTCCCTGAGATATCATTCTTTCATATCTGTTGTTTATCTGGTATACCGTAATAGAGTCAGCAGTATTTCCTGATGCCCAGTAAAGGTTCCACTGTTCATCTTTGGTGTAGTCCATTTTTACCGGGTGGATGGTAACATTAAATTTTTCTTCAATTAATTGCTCTATTTCTGTGTCTTCCTTAGGAGAGTACCCAGCATAATGTCCTATCCAGATCAAGTCAAGATGTTCATCATAGGGACCGGCGGGAGCACTATCTTCTTTCTTAGTATCAGCCGCTTGTTGGTCCTGAGATCCCGGTGTATCCTTGGATGTGCTTGAAACGCAACCTACCAGCAATGATGTGATAAGTAAGAAGATGGTTACTAATGATAGAATTTTTTTAGTTTTTTTCACATTAATCCCTCCTATAATTATTAATAATACAATTTTTGAAGATTTTTGAGAATAACAGAAATTATTTCCTCCTTTCCTGTTTCAATATTCATACTGCAGTTTCAAAGCCTGTATAAACCTAAGTAAGCAAAAGGCAAATCAACTCCTTTCAAAGCATTTTATTCTTTAATTATTTATGAATAAGGTAAATAAAAGTATATTCATAAAGCGCATAATATTATCCTTTTAGAGCTCCTATCATTATTCCCTTTACGAAATATTTCTGTAAGAAGGGGTATACAAGTATAATTGGCAGCATAGTAACTACAATTGTGGCAGATTTAATGGTCTCCGGAGTGGTTTGTGCAGTAGTTATGGTCAATAGTCCGGCAGTCTCCATTATATCTTTTGAATCGTCAATTATTATTCTTCTTAATATTTGCTGCAATACCATTTTTTCTTCATCTCTTATATAAATCATAGCATCAAACCATGAGTTCCAATGATGAACTGCAGACCAGAGAGCAAGAACTGCAATAATAGGCATGGATAAAGGGAACATGATTCTAAATACAACGGCTATTGGGTGAGCCCCATCTACTAAAGCCGCTTCTTCCAGTGATTCAGGCAGAGAGGCAATAAAATTTCTGGTAATAATAAGATTCCAGGCGCTTGTTGTTATGGGAAAGATTAAAGCCCAAATTGTATTATGCATTTTGAGACTGTTAACCAGTAGGAAGGATGGAATTAATCCTCCGCTGAAAAACATGGTAAATAAGATTAACAGAGTAATTATATTTCTAAAAGGAAGATTCTTTTTTGAAAGGGCATAAGCGCCGCAATAAGTTACCAGTATAGTTAAAGTTGTTCCTATAAGAGTTCTTGTCAAGGAATTTATAAAACCAGTGTATATAACTTTGGACTTAAATACCTCTTCATAGGATTTAAGATTAAAACCCTGTGGCCAGAGTTTAACACCCAAACTGTATGCGTACTTTGGAGATGAAAAGGATAATACTATTGTCTGCCAGAAAGGATAAATAAAAGCAATTGAAAGTGCAATCATTAAGGTATAATTTATAACATCAAATATAATATCTATTTTAGTTTTATTTTTATAACTCATTTTTCTACCTCCTACCATAAAGCGTTTTCTCCTTCTCCTATATGCCTTGCGATGAAATTTGCAGTAAGCACAAATGCGAAACCTATAGCATTTTTAAACAGGTTTGCAGCTGTTGAATAACTATACTCAAAATTGACAAGTCCCACTCTGTATACATAAGTATCAAGTATATCTGCGACGTTATATACCACAGGGTTATAGAGATTGATGATCTGATCAAAACCTGCATTCAAGATATTCCCCAGACCCAGAATGAAAAGGACTGTTATTACAGAGGCAATGGACGGAATTGTGATATATCTTATTATCTGAAAGCGGTTGGCACCATCAATGTATGCTGAGTCAAACTGTTCAGTACTTATGCTGGAGATTGCCGCAAGATATACTATTGAATTCCAACCCATTGTTTGCCATATATGGGTTATAACAAGTACTGATCTGAAGTATTTTGGTTCTGCAAGGAAGTGTATAGGGTCACCTCCAAACAGGGTAATAATATAGTTTACCACGCCTCTTGCAGGAGAAAGCACTTCCATAATTATTCCGCTTAGAATAACCCAAGATATAAAATGGGGCAAGTATGATATGGTCTGGACAGCACGCTTGATTTTTTTGTGGTAAATTTCATTCAGCAATAGTGCAAATATAATCGGAACCGGAAAGCTGATTACTATCTTATAAAAGCTTATTATCACTGTATTTCTCACTACTTCATGGAAAGTAGGACTTGAGAAAAGTCTGTCGAAATATTTAAAACCTGCCCAGGGACTTTTAAGTATACCTAATGAAAAACTATAGTCTTTAAAAGCCAGAGTTATACCATACATGGGAATGTAGTGGAATAATATAAAATAGACTAGCACTGGCAATAAGAGCAGGTAGTAGTATCTCATTTTGAACATTTGTTTTAACAATTTATTATTCCTGCTGACAGATAATCTTTGTGTGGTCTTACTTTTAGCAATTGGACCTTTAATTTCTAATGAATCAACTTTTTCAATGTTTTGCAAGTTATTAAGCCTCCTTATTACCGATTTTACATAGCCATTCTTTTAATTTTGATTCCATATGTTTTACAACTGGCTCCATCTCCTCTGAATGTATTAGATTATTTAACTCATAAGGATCTTTTTCGAGATCATAGAGTTCATGAACATCATTTTTGGTTGAAACATATTTATATTTATCAGTAATTACTGACTTAATATTATGGACATCCTTTCTTGCCCCGTAGAATTCACATAGGAGACTGTCTCTCCAACCCTGAACCTTTCCTTGCAAAATAGGAAGGAGACTATCTCCATCAAAGGTTTTAGCAGATTTGGCGCCACATAAATCCAGAAATGTTGGAGCCAGATCAATAAGGCTGACAAGCTTGTTGCTTGTCTGACCGGGTTTAATTACTCCTGGCCATCTAACTGTAAATGGTATCCTGTATACTTCCTCAGTCATATATGGCCCTTTAGACAAATGCCCTCCATGAGCTCCAAAGTCGCAACCATGGTCTGCAGTCCATATAACAATCGTATTATTATCCAATCCAAGAGATTTAAGAGTATCCAGAACAAGGCCGCCTGCTGCATCTACCAGAGTTGTATGGGCGTATATATATGTTAAACATTCCTGATAAAAGGACCATGGATAGGGTTTTGGAAATTTATCAATCTGATATATTTTTTTGGTTATAAATTCTTTATCTTTAAGTAAATTATAGGTATCAGGCTTTTCATTTAGCTCATCGTAATAGCTTGGATATGGAGGAATATCTTCAGGATCATATAGATTTAAAAATTCATCTGTCACAAAATAGGGGCAATGAGGTCCCCAGAAGCTTACAACCATGCACCAGGGTTCAGTGCTGTCTTTCAGATTCATAAGCTGGTTGCATGCCATGTCAGCTATAAAAAAAGATTCATGGCTTTCTTTTGGAGTTAACAACTTTCCGTAGGAAGGTTTAGCAGATCCATACTCACGCAAATAAACTTTTCCTTCAGGCTCATTTTTATAAAAGTTAAGTTTAACATCACAACAAGCTTCAGGTATATTATTTTTTTGGCAATATAACTTATATTCATTGGTTGAGTAGGGATTACCGTGACCTTGTATACTAAATCCTTCGCAACCCTGTTCCCAAAGATGCATTTGTCCGTTATGCCATTTACCAAAGTAGTAATTTCTATATCCTTTCTCCGACAGATAATGAAAAAACATATCAGTATCTTTTTCAGGAACATCCTCATTATTGGTTGTTAAACCATGGTTGCAAGGATAAACTCCTGTAAACAAACTTCTTCTGGCAGGAACACAATAAGCTGTAGGAGTATAGGCCCGTTCAAATTTCATTCCTTCATTGGCGACTCTTTCAAAATTTGGAGTCAGAGGCTTTACTCCTTCATCCCAGCCATATCTATAATAATTTTGATGATCGTTAATAAGCAACAGAATATTTGGCTTTTTATCCACTAGATTTTCCTCCGGACTTATATATGCATGTTCATATGCACATAACATTATGTTAAATACAACATTGTATTTTAAGCGGTAGCGCTATGTTATTTGGTTCAAGAACTAGCTAT encodes the following:
- a CDS encoding response regulator, whose translation is MYKVMLVDDEYWIRKGIAEGINWNALGFEVCATASNGEEALSLMENDIPDVLLTDIKMPVMDGIELIRNVAMKYPSVKTVILSGYNDFAYAQKAIEYGTYAYILKPIKDEEFNLLFSKLFNELEVQKKAYNNLSGQFLNLKNNRLDLEEYYLLKYIAGNFYDTNELKRELAELGSIIPDHYLCCIVFTYDSIDKNEKPINLTNIILYETKRYWNKSNYPVLLNNDQFIIIPHDSIKISNRDLIYSVKQFKFHLENILYDRDFSDVVLSFGIGKSCLNIESLSVIYKEAVLALQRKFYTGKGSITLYNNKDNSEVGILDQCNYTLDEISEELLSVILDGDLYSICPRIKTLFKALVSSSFYEKNKLIIKCIEIYLSISMKLKDKDLPVNLLNTDDIYHQISKCETLEELISYYEKCITDIATQIKELKNESDNNMIIKIKQYIEANYHKKLSLKDLADHFCMNSSYLSTYFKKHTGINLFDYITYVRMENAKRLLKNSDYQITEISENVGFVDYRHFCTVFKKEIGMSPLQYRLKSF
- a CDS encoding carbohydrate ABC transporter permease, which produces MSYKNKTKIDIIFDVINYTLMIALSIAFIYPFWQTIVLSFSSPKYAYSLGVKLWPQGFNLKSYEEVFKSKVIYTGFINSLTRTLIGTTLTILVTYCGAYALSKKNLPFRNIITLLILFTMFFSGGLIPSFLLVNSLKMHNTIWALIFPITTSAWNLIITRNFIASLPESLEEAALVDGAHPIAVVFRIMFPLSMPIIAVLALWSAVHHWNSWFDAMIYIRDEEKMVLQQILRRIIIDDSKDIMETAGLLTITTAQTTPETIKSATIVVTMLPIILVYPFLQKYFVKGIMIGALKG
- a CDS encoding exo-alpha-sialidase — translated: MLEEINYLCGESDIFVGKRRRLKRYLVCSMQGYFPVLIKTGSNSLAVIFRTGAPHVGIKGTLAVSTSDDGGKSWSDPVEISPRGEDVRNPAFGINDNGEFIAAFCKLKSFRYEKTIDGYYYNSSLKYEPDESSRIFFTSTSKDNGKTWSPPVSHKSRYLTMPSPYGRIARSSDGTLYMTLYGKPIELSEIEPAENIKNMVTLVRSKDGGKTWGDETVIVKGYNETSIAFINNNIMIAAARLDEKFGSISVLFSRDKGVTWSEPVKVTRKSEHPADVTLLQSGKLLLTFGRRVKPTGCGALISEDGGVTWNYDREILLAGDGGEKGGSFDLGYPSTVQLDNGNIVTVLYYACGSEMSQDFLKGWGDISCQAIHYREEDIL
- a CDS encoding sensor histidine kinase; translated protein: MNPKIVSFFNKYSLFSFKRLLLISSILVASISLGVVSIQSYNRTVNFIFEKVESSSIGKLIQTANAVENNLNLARNIARNIANSDFMIKCIKDYEDNLLDKRGIREKVLPFLIKIRMFNNSIATIVVFMDNEVFFIGNDVFYNITNKDIKNSEFNEYLNESSSSIPYFIEPVRIEGKPNQSDSLNILRSNYSFTSIIKKDGREYGSVFVILEPEFIDDIIGKDKEFLIINQDGRVLWKSPQVNSSNIENILTDLSYIPTVGNIKKISKRNMNVYVTELSYNGWKLAYLHKIDEISEKINSLKIFTFTAFLVTILIAFFLSDTISKRISRPINQLVTSIKKFKIKEEYKSFYAGEEYDSRISMREKLLYYLIAIVILPLLFYMIFSYIFLSNIIKDHIIESNMDTFRQTAQNLDNYLKNKLTIINGIIFDSTIQNSLINNDVNETPDLYNTVNNYLMLHEGQDDIFIYKPDRELFFTNVNKLSYTSIDQKTFEELKASSNVYTWMDARTSPRGQILINLFTKINDEKEYKTIGFLQCQFNEYYLENIFRSIISPESSVFIVNEDNTIISHTDKNLINTKFSFFPYKVENDSFMTDRNSFVFKIHLENTPWYLVGQYRNTIFDKDIQKLIYEGLYILIIIMFAVILLSFGFSYSFTSSINIMREQLKKMNIDNMDIYFPENSMILEIRELGIAFNEMVLRTESLLDQILITTKKQNELENRKKEAELIALQAQINPHFLYNTFESINWMIKCDEKQFATRMITNLSDMLRYIAKSKDVLVTILEEIQYLKTYTEIMLVRFNDSLQFKWHIDETLLDCKIVKLVLQPIVENAIYHGINPKLQSGVIEIGCYEENNNIVFSVSDNGVGIDQSTLKSLNEILDKMDYSGKIGLYNVHNRIKLVFGEDYGLSIESNYGKGTTVKLRMPKIL
- a CDS encoding sulfatase-like hydrolase/transferase is translated as MDKKPNILLLINDHQNYYRYGWDEGVKPLTPNFERVANEGMKFERAYTPTAYCVPARRSLFTGVYPCNHGLTTNNEDVPEKDTDMFFHYLSEKGYRNYYFGKWHNGQMHLWEQGCEGFSIQGHGNPYSTNEYKLYCQKNNIPEACCDVKLNFYKNEPEGKVYLREYGSAKPSYGKLLTPKESHESFFIADMACNQLMNLKDSTEPWCMVVSFWGPHCPYFVTDEFLNLYDPEDIPPYPSYYDELNEKPDTYNLLKDKEFITKKIYQIDKFPKPYPWSFYQECLTYIYAHTTLVDAAGGLVLDTLKSLGLDNNTIVIWTADHGCDFGAHGGHLSKGPYMTEEVYRIPFTVRWPGVIKPGQTSNKLVSLIDLAPTFLDLCGAKSAKTFDGDSLLPILQGKVQGWRDSLLCEFYGARKDVHNIKSVITDKYKYVSTKNDVHELYDLEKDPYELNNLIHSEEMEPVVKHMESKLKEWLCKIGNKEA
- a CDS encoding sugar ABC transporter permease yields the protein MFKMRYYYLLLLPVLVYFILFHYIPMYGITLAFKDYSFSLGILKSPWAGFKYFDRLFSSPTFHEVVRNTVIISFYKIVISFPVPIIFALLLNEIYHKKIKRAVQTISYLPHFISWVILSGIIMEVLSPARGVVNYIITLFGGDPIHFLAEPKYFRSVLVITHIWQTMGWNSIVYLAAISSISTEQFDSAYIDGANRFQIIRYITIPSIASVITVLFILGLGNILNAGFDQIINLYNPVVYNVADILDTYVYRVGLVNFEYSYSTAANLFKNAIGFAFVLTANFIARHIGEGENALW
- a CDS encoding extracellular solute-binding protein, producing MKKTKKILSLVTIFLLITSLLVGCVSSTSKDTPGSQDQQAADTKKEDSAPAGPYDEHLDLIWIGHYAGYSPKEDTEIEQLIEEKFNVTIHPVKMDYTKDEQWNLYWASGNTADSITVYQINNRYERMISQGLIREITEEMLRENMPTWMKKVESMTDPEILKIKMYYDGKLYGAPSFTATQAIPWVTGIRKDWMENVGVTKAPETVDELHDLLVKFVKNDPDKNNKPDTYGMHGTNNGFGFILGAFGVQMEGFNIRDGKVKADFTTEEYKQALKMLQQWFKEGLIDPEFVTDNRDIMRKKWADSKFGVMFDNPWWFAQSTANNLTDMVLVNNPNAKIEFIPPVKGPDGKSGASIAYPKFDGNSVVFGKNTSDEKVKRIMAIKEEFCKDWDFYVRCFYGEEGKHYTKDKDGVIVPTAEYLNYEKQVESGLGSYFALIPVDMDHFRRITPLNDMPAYNVAFASPKIYTTNGFPFAGTNESLLVKGADIKKVREEFYFNAITGKIDIDAEWDSYINKLNAAGLKEVEDEYQVLHEKVIK